A single Thermococcus celericrescens DNA region contains:
- a CDS encoding DUF835 domain-containing protein — translation MDGTQTILMVEAFIVMLADLTAATVIFKKYLSIRRKSVLAFSLAWVFDFIFVLASAFQDVGWLEVVGLISLPLFAGLMFYGSVLFMGEESLGIRHGNLGKMGLMPVMFMFYMYATYYYTNNALWTATVAASFGISGVFVVGAGTLLWDVREIYHSAVKYLSIGIIFFGLHLIPAAILGAHTWYMPGGFTLSTVLIVEMAWAMLRLVHMDTFENISKSVPSEIDMSPGVMVVDQKSYIQLKSVLANSPVLAFIRNVSDIPETWTYYFVTTVPFERAAKTLYPTDLAKMVEISYRYMEKVSASGGRGVVVIDCPEYLAVYNSWESLMKFLSKLRDIVVINNGTLILVVEKTSFDPQRCSQLVRLME, via the coding sequence ATGGACGGTACCCAAACAATCCTCATGGTTGAGGCATTCATAGTTATGCTGGCGGATTTAACCGCCGCAACGGTGATATTTAAAAAGTACCTCTCAATCCGCAGGAAATCGGTACTCGCCTTTTCCCTGGCGTGGGTATTTGATTTCATCTTTGTCCTTGCCAGTGCCTTCCAGGATGTGGGCTGGCTTGAGGTTGTTGGATTGATCTCACTGCCCCTATTTGCGGGATTGATGTTCTACGGCTCGGTTCTGTTTATGGGGGAGGAAAGCCTTGGAATACGCCACGGCAACTTGGGAAAAATGGGACTCATGCCGGTTATGTTCATGTTTTATATGTACGCCACATATTACTACACGAACAACGCCCTGTGGACCGCCACGGTAGCCGCCTCATTTGGTATAAGCGGGGTTTTCGTCGTTGGGGCGGGGACTCTGCTGTGGGACGTGAGGGAGATTTATCATAGTGCCGTGAAGTACCTTTCCATAGGCATTATCTTCTTTGGACTTCACCTGATTCCCGCCGCAATTTTAGGCGCCCATACTTGGTACATGCCAGGGGGGTTCACACTCTCAACGGTTCTCATAGTTGAGATGGCATGGGCCATGCTTCGTCTAGTGCACATGGACACTTTTGAGAACATTTCAAAAAGCGTTCCATCGGAGATAGACATGAGCCCTGGAGTGATGGTGGTGGATCAGAAGAGCTACATTCAGCTCAAATCCGTCCTTGCGAACTCCCCAGTCCTTGCATTCATACGCAATGTCTCCGACATTCCGGAGACGTGGACATACTATTTCGTGACAACGGTTCCCTTTGAAAGGGCTGCCAAAACGCTTTATCCAACTGATTTGGCTAAGATGGTGGAAATCTCCTACCGCTATATGGAGAAAGTCTCCGCCTCCGGCGGCAGGGGCGTTGTTGTTATTGACTGCCCGGAATACCTCGCGGTTTACAACTCCTGGGAGAGCCTTATGAAATTTCTCTCGAAACTGCGGGACATTGTCGTCATCAACAATGGCACCCTGATACTGGTCGTTGAGAAGACCAGCTTCGACCCCCAAAGGTGCTCCCAGCTAGTACGGCTTATGGAGTGA
- a CDS encoding molybdopterin molybdotransferase MoeA — MREFKRLTPYKEALEMVLEDVSELEDVEEVPVSEALGRVLAEDVVSPIDSPPFDRSAVDGYALRAEDTFPAREYSPVELRVVDEIVAGEESGARVEPGTAVKLMTGSKMPEGANAVIMQEMVEREGEVIRVLRPVAPGQNVAFAGEDVKKGQAVLQKGQVLRPQDLALLKSIGFRSVKVKRKPRVGIIITGDELIEEFDEGALKAGKIMESNSIMLMGLVRQYFGEPVFYGVVPDDEGAIRSAIERARGECDLVLVTGGSAFGDKDFAHRFVKLLFHGTTIKPGRPVGYGERVFIMSGYPVAVFAQFHLYVKHALAKLVGARDYEVQVRARLTERVSSQLGRHEFVKVWYENGEARPIKKKGSGIISSLVESNGYIEIPEDSEGYLEGETVEVVLY; from the coding sequence GTGAGAGAGTTCAAACGGCTGACTCCGTATAAAGAGGCCCTTGAAATGGTGCTGGAAGACGTTAGCGAGCTTGAGGACGTCGAGGAGGTTCCCGTCTCCGAGGCCCTTGGACGGGTTCTGGCCGAGGACGTCGTTTCCCCCATAGACAGCCCGCCCTTCGACCGTTCGGCCGTCGACGGCTATGCCCTCCGGGCGGAGGACACATTCCCGGCGAGGGAGTACAGTCCGGTTGAACTCAGGGTCGTGGACGAGATAGTCGCCGGGGAGGAGAGCGGAGCGAGGGTTGAACCCGGCACGGCGGTGAAGCTAATGACGGGCTCGAAGATGCCGGAGGGAGCGAATGCCGTCATCATGCAGGAGATGGTCGAGCGCGAGGGAGAGGTCATAAGGGTTCTCCGGCCGGTTGCCCCGGGCCAGAACGTGGCCTTCGCGGGAGAGGACGTGAAGAAGGGGCAGGCTGTCCTTCAAAAGGGGCAGGTTTTAAGGCCTCAAGACCTTGCGCTCCTCAAGAGCATCGGCTTCAGGAGCGTGAAGGTCAAGAGGAAGCCCCGCGTCGGGATAATAATCACGGGCGACGAGCTCATCGAGGAATTCGATGAAGGCGCGCTGAAGGCCGGGAAGATTATGGAGAGCAACTCGATTATGCTCATGGGACTGGTGCGACAGTACTTCGGCGAGCCGGTTTTCTATGGCGTCGTTCCAGACGATGAAGGTGCCATCAGGTCTGCAATAGAGAGGGCAAGGGGAGAGTGCGACCTCGTCCTCGTCACGGGCGGCTCCGCCTTCGGCGATAAGGATTTCGCCCACCGCTTCGTCAAACTGCTCTTCCACGGTACGACGATAAAGCCCGGAAGGCCGGTAGGCTACGGTGAGAGGGTCTTCATAATGAGCGGCTATCCGGTAGCTGTCTTCGCCCAGTTCCACCTCTACGTCAAGCACGCCCTTGCGAAGCTGGTAGGGGCTAGGGACTACGAGGTCCAGGTTCGGGCAAGGCTCACCGAGCGCGTTTCGAGCCAGCTCGGAAGGCACGAGTTCGTGAAGGTCTGGTACGAGAACGGAGAAGCCAGGCCGATCAAGAAGAAGGGCAGCGGAATAATAAGCTCGCTGGTGGAGAGCAACGGGTACATAGAAATCCCAGAGGACAGCGAGGGGTACCTCGAGGGAGAGACCGTCGAGGTTGTGCTGTACTAG
- a CDS encoding MogA/MoaB family molybdenum cofactor biosynthesis protein: protein MGAEEHKRKAPKKFKFAVITVSDTASRGEKEDKSGKFLIEELEKAGHEKVYYAVVPDEKMEIIGAVVEAFRAGAEVLVTSGGTGIASRDVTIESIRPLLDKELTGFGEVFRLLSYEEIGTAAVMTRATAGIIRSSGRTMAVFCLPGSLGAARTGIRIILKEAGHVLKHGRE from the coding sequence ATGGGAGCGGAGGAACACAAGAGAAAGGCTCCAAAGAAATTTAAGTTCGCGGTCATAACGGTTAGCGACACCGCGAGCAGGGGCGAGAAGGAGGATAAGAGCGGGAAGTTTCTCATCGAGGAGTTGGAGAAGGCCGGACATGAGAAGGTTTACTACGCGGTCGTTCCCGACGAGAAGATGGAAATAATCGGTGCCGTTGTCGAGGCCTTCCGGGCGGGAGCAGAGGTTCTGGTAACCTCGGGTGGAACGGGGATAGCCAGCAGGGACGTGACGATAGAGAGCATCAGGCCTCTCCTCGACAAAGAACTGACAGGCTTCGGCGAGGTTTTCAGGCTTCTCAGCTATGAGGAGATAGGCACCGCCGCGGTCATGACGAGGGCAACCGCCGGGATAATCAGGAGCTCCGGCAGAACTATGGCCGTCTTCTGCCTGCCAGGCAGTCTAGGCGCGGCAAGGACTGGAATCAGAATTATCCTCAAAGAGGCCGGCCACGTACTCAAACACGGGAGGGAGTGA
- a CDS encoding adenosylcobinamide amidohydrolase encodes MRFDHFIKRFNEPLLALSNAPHRGGLTKANGFFFMMVSKNYAGNYRKDCADFEREHRLKNFVGFMTAAEVGEVLSVAMSGSVTAYVTAGITNPAVAGDVPPPWTPGTINIALVIENGLTVGAMANAIMTATEAKTYTLLRLGYNATGTTSDGIGVFAFEGETEWAGTATELGISIGKAVRKALEESIEKWERTRKK; translated from the coding sequence ATGAGGTTCGATCACTTCATCAAGCGCTTCAACGAGCCGCTGCTCGCTCTGAGCAACGCACCCCACAGAGGTGGCCTGACGAAAGCAAACGGCTTCTTTTTCATGATGGTCTCCAAGAACTACGCCGGGAACTACCGGAAGGACTGTGCGGACTTTGAGAGGGAACACAGGCTCAAAAACTTCGTGGGCTTCATGACTGCCGCGGAGGTGGGTGAGGTTCTCTCGGTTGCAATGAGCGGGAGTGTTACGGCCTACGTCACGGCTGGGATAACGAACCCCGCCGTGGCCGGTGATGTGCCACCTCCCTGGACACCGGGGACGATAAACATCGCCCTCGTCATCGAGAACGGCCTGACCGTCGGAGCGATGGCCAACGCGATAATGACGGCAACCGAGGCGAAAACCTACACACTGCTGAGGCTTGGCTACAACGCCACCGGGACGACGAGCGATGGAATCGGCGTTTTTGCCTTTGAAGGAGAAACGGAGTGGGCCGGAACCGCAACTGAGCTTGGAATAAGCATCGGAAAAGCCGTCAGGAAGGCACTTGAGGAGAGCATTGAAAAGTGGGAGAGAACAAGGAAAAAGTGA
- the cobT gene encoding nicotinate mononucleotide-dependent phosphoribosyltransferase CobT produces MKSLMLVVLGNTEISTVPGISVAGATPELTKLTPPADAEYLFYEMPRIIDVIPVTPEGHPTPAIITKAARELAGFPLMIVRAGTYLAPLVPHVHISGHVGRDFRKEPALPEFGEIVRLAKLFGEELNKTGFEELVIGESTPGGTTTAQAVLRALGYDARTSSASPNNPTDLKERIITEGFRRAGIEAGDLAERPLEALRQFGDPMIAAVVGISMGFRKNVVLAGGTQMLAVSAVLKGLGENMDRFMIATTKWVVQDRSATFLETAKEIGVITYAADLDFSKSEFRGLRDYERGYVKEGVGAGGATWLAVKAGFSPEDVSGKVEELYRRLMEMRG; encoded by the coding sequence ATGAAGAGCCTCATGCTTGTAGTTCTTGGAAACACAGAGATAAGCACCGTTCCGGGAATAAGCGTTGCAGGAGCGACGCCCGAGCTGACAAAGCTCACCCCGCCGGCAGATGCGGAGTACCTCTTCTACGAGATGCCGAGGATTATTGACGTGATACCCGTTACCCCCGAGGGGCACCCAACGCCGGCAATCATAACCAAGGCAGCCAGGGAACTTGCCGGCTTTCCCCTGATGATAGTCCGCGCCGGCACGTATCTGGCGCCGCTCGTTCCCCACGTGCACATCAGCGGACACGTTGGCAGGGATTTCAGGAAGGAACCCGCCCTCCCGGAGTTCGGGGAAATCGTTCGCCTCGCCAAGCTCTTCGGTGAGGAGCTCAACAAAACCGGCTTTGAAGAGCTTGTTATCGGCGAATCCACACCCGGCGGAACTACTACAGCCCAGGCGGTCTTACGGGCCCTTGGCTATGACGCGCGAACCTCCTCCGCCTCCCCCAATAATCCAACCGACCTCAAGGAGAGGATCATCACGGAGGGCTTTCGGCGGGCCGGGATTGAGGCCGGAGACCTAGCGGAGAGACCTCTTGAAGCCCTCAGACAGTTCGGCGACCCCATGATTGCCGCGGTGGTTGGAATTTCCATGGGATTCAGAAAGAATGTCGTTTTAGCGGGAGGAACCCAGATGCTGGCGGTCTCTGCGGTACTCAAGGGGCTCGGTGAGAACATGGACAGGTTCATGATAGCAACCACGAAGTGGGTAGTTCAGGACAGGAGTGCAACGTTCCTTGAAACTGCGAAGGAGATAGGGGTAATAACCTACGCCGCCGATCTAGACTTCTCGAAGAGCGAGTTCAGGGGGCTGAGGGACTACGAGAGGGGCTACGTGAAGGAAGGGGTTGGGGCTGGTGGGGCCACGTGGCTGGCCGTGAAAGCTGGGTTCTCTCCAGAAGACGTCAGTGGAAAAGTGGAGGAGCTTTACAGAAGACTCATGGAGATGAGGGGGTGA
- a CDS encoding NTP transferase domain-containing protein: MIVIMAGGRSSRMGREKPVLRVAGVPMLLRVYGEAEKVDEIIVALSRNTPRTRELCLREGVPFMETPGKGYVEDIIYLLREFGPFVGVSADLPFVRAGDFQAIERAFDWKTSLTGVLPLRLVPRDLKPVTYGGYAIVGLNAVGTEGEEFFELSNPLLALNVNTPEELNLAERIARLVGK; the protein is encoded by the coding sequence ATGATAGTCATCATGGCCGGCGGGCGGTCGAGCAGAATGGGCAGGGAAAAGCCCGTTCTGAGGGTCGCCGGGGTGCCGATGCTCCTGAGGGTTTACGGGGAGGCCGAAAAGGTGGACGAGATTATCGTCGCCCTCTCAAGGAACACCCCAAGGACAAGGGAGCTGTGCCTCCGCGAGGGAGTTCCATTCATGGAGACGCCCGGAAAGGGCTACGTTGAGGATATAATATATCTCCTCCGCGAGTTTGGGCCGTTCGTGGGCGTTTCCGCGGATTTACCCTTCGTCAGGGCCGGAGATTTTCAGGCCATAGAACGGGCCTTTGACTGGAAAACGAGCCTGACGGGCGTTCTTCCCTTGAGGCTGGTTCCGAGGGATCTCAAGCCTGTAACTTACGGGGGCTACGCGATAGTCGGCCTCAACGCCGTTGGAACCGAAGGCGAGGAGTTCTTCGAGCTGAGCAACCCGCTCTTAGCTTTGAACGTGAACACACCGGAAGAGTTAAATCTCGCCGAGAGGATAGCGAGGCTGGTGGGGAAATGA